In Coriobacteriia bacterium, a single window of DNA contains:
- a CDS encoding MBL fold metallo-hydrolase, whose product MELSDGVYQIEGVRGANAYVVKTQEGLLVVDTGLPGNADGIVTFVRGLGYAPSDIRTIVITHSDPDHVGSVARLKALTGAKVVIHADDAPTLAGGPSAKNPPGPLAVVFSVLSRFMRVEPISADVVLHDGDSVSGFTVMHTPGHTPGSITLVRDAVVFSGDALLSDSKGDVRLPRKALSANYDQALASADKIRALEYRLLLTGHGKPVFAEEA is encoded by the coding sequence ATGGAGCTTTCAGATGGCGTGTACCAGATCGAAGGCGTCCGTGGTGCAAACGCCTACGTCGTGAAGACCCAAGAAGGCCTCCTGGTCGTCGATACGGGCCTTCCAGGCAATGCGGACGGAATCGTGACGTTCGTGCGCGGTCTCGGCTACGCGCCGAGCGACATACGAACCATCGTGATCACCCATTCCGACCCTGACCACGTCGGCAGCGTCGCCCGCCTCAAGGCCCTGACCGGAGCAAAGGTCGTCATCCACGCCGACGACGCTCCGACGCTCGCAGGCGGCCCGAGCGCGAAGAACCCTCCCGGCCCGCTGGCCGTCGTGTTCTCGGTGTTGTCGCGCTTCATGCGTGTCGAGCCGATCAGTGCCGATGTCGTACTTCACGATGGCGATTCGGTGTCAGGCTTCACCGTCATGCACACACCTGGCCACACGCCCGGCAGCATCACGCTAGTGCGAGACGCTGTCGTCTTCTCCGGCGACGCCCTTCTTAGCGATTCAAAGGGGGACGTGCGTCTGCCACGCAAGGCGCTCTCGGCCAATTACGACCAGGCGCTTGCCTCCGCCGACAAAATCAGAGCGCTGGAGTATCGACTCTTGCTCACGGGCCACGGCAAACCGGTGTTCGCCGAAGAAGCGTAG
- a CDS encoding amidohydrolase family protein produces the protein MRTITLEEHFATPAFMQGPGRGLGDAAGRGQMLSGMPDGFARLGERLLDLGDGRIAEMDAAGIDVQVLSLNSPGVQQLGETEAIDLARETNDHLAAAVARYPGRLEGLATLPTGTPELAADELERLVTQQGFKGAVINGHNRGRYLDDQFYWPILERAESLQVPIYLHPTPPPQAVIDASYSGNFAPGVATQLASNAWGWHIETAIHVLRIILGGAFDRYPNLQLVIGHLGEALPFMLPRVDRNLSPQMTKLDRSVGAYLRENVHYTFSGFNFTPTFLDLFLQVGVGRIMFSADYPYGSMPAAKAFLDGLPISPADKEQIAHGNAERLLRL, from the coding sequence ATGCGCACGATCACGCTCGAGGAGCATTTTGCGACGCCGGCCTTCATGCAGGGCCCGGGGCGAGGGCTGGGCGACGCCGCGGGGAGGGGCCAGATGCTCTCCGGCATGCCTGACGGCTTCGCCCGCCTTGGGGAGCGCCTCCTCGACTTGGGCGATGGCCGAATCGCCGAGATGGACGCTGCCGGCATCGATGTTCAGGTGCTCTCCCTGAACTCCCCCGGTGTCCAGCAGCTCGGCGAGACCGAGGCGATAGATCTTGCCCGCGAGACCAACGACCACCTTGCCGCAGCGGTGGCTCGCTACCCAGGTCGCCTCGAAGGGCTTGCCACTCTGCCAACAGGAACGCCTGAGCTTGCTGCCGACGAGTTGGAGCGGCTGGTCACCCAGCAAGGCTTCAAGGGGGCCGTGATCAACGGCCACAACCGGGGCCGTTACCTCGACGACCAGTTCTACTGGCCCATCCTCGAGCGTGCCGAGTCGCTGCAGGTCCCGATCTACCTGCACCCGACGCCGCCACCGCAGGCAGTCATCGATGCGTCGTACTCGGGCAACTTCGCCCCGGGAGTCGCGACTCAACTCGCGTCGAACGCATGGGGCTGGCACATCGAGACCGCGATCCACGTGCTTCGCATCATCTTGGGCGGCGCGTTCGACAGGTACCCGAACCTGCAGCTCGTGATCGGGCATCTCGGCGAAGCACTGCCGTTCATGCTGCCGCGGGTCGACCGCAATCTCTCGCCGCAGATGACGAAGCTGGACCGCTCGGTGGGCGCCTACCTGCGCGAGAACGTGCACTACACGTTCAGCGGCTTCAACTTCACGCCCACGTTCCTCGACCTGTTCTTGCAGGTAGGGGTTGGCCGCATCATGTTCTCGGCGGACTACCCGTACGGGTCGATGCCGGCGGCCAAGGCCTTCCTCGACGGACTGCCAATCAGCCCCGCCGACAAGGAGCAGATCGCGCACGGCAACGCGGAACGCCTTCTACGACTGTGA
- a CDS encoding SDR family oxidoreductase — protein MEISDKVVIVTGASSGIGAAFAHSAARQGARLVLAARRTDRLEALAAELPDALAITTDMRKPDQVRRMVDGAVERYGRVDVLVNNAGQGLHVPIEQLRLDDLQAVVELNVYGAIVAMQSVLPLMRSQGGGAIVNVSSNTTRMVIPGIGPYSATKCALNQLSATARLEWAADGIAVSLIYPNVTATEFHDALRAGTIRGGGRFAAQPPELVAEAILRAINTGEAEIVIPPTPVP, from the coding sequence ATGGAAATCAGCGACAAGGTTGTCATCGTCACGGGGGCGTCCTCGGGAATCGGCGCAGCGTTCGCGCATTCAGCTGCGCGCCAGGGCGCGCGCCTCGTGCTGGCGGCGCGACGCACCGACCGGCTGGAAGCACTTGCAGCCGAGCTGCCCGACGCGCTGGCAATCACAACCGACATGCGCAAGCCCGATCAGGTCCGACGGATGGTGGATGGCGCAGTGGAGCGCTACGGGCGGGTTGACGTGTTGGTCAACAACGCGGGGCAGGGCCTGCACGTGCCGATCGAGCAACTCCGCCTGGACGACCTGCAGGCCGTAGTGGAACTCAATGTCTACGGCGCGATAGTGGCGATGCAATCTGTTCTGCCGCTGATGCGCAGTCAGGGCGGTGGCGCGATCGTCAACGTGAGCTCAAACACGACGCGCATGGTGATACCGGGCATCGGCCCCTACTCCGCGACCAAGTGCGCGCTCAACCAGCTGTCGGCTACGGCTCGCTTGGAGTGGGCGGCGGATGGGATCGCAGTCTCGCTGATCTACCCCAACGTGACCGCGACCGAGTTCCACGATGCGTTGCGCGCGGGCACGATCCGAGGTGGAGGGCGCTTCGCCGCCCAGCCGCCAGAGCTGGTGGCCGAGGCGATTCTTCGGGCAATCAACACCGGCGAGGCCGAAATCGTCATTCCGCCGACGCCGGTGCCCTAG
- a CDS encoding SDR family oxidoreductase, with translation MRTNDFTGKSVIVTGGSSGIGLATAKAFASRGASVALIARDEGRLAEAKQLVEKAGGTSAQVLTSSVDVSDTTALRAAIDDIMGRLGTPDVLVNSAGVFIPGYFEEMPPELFKQHMDIDVLGLIAATQAVVPAMKARGSGHIVNVASVAGFIGVFGYTAYSTAKYAVMGFSEALRSEMKPLGIKVSVVCPPDVDTPGLANEKLYRPAECDKVCGNIKAIAPEQVAAEIVRAVESGRYYVVIGGISRLYFRLKGLLPELFFAITDGDVASARKNRTQA, from the coding sequence ATGCGGACAAACGACTTCACGGGCAAGTCCGTCATCGTCACGGGCGGCAGTAGCGGCATCGGACTGGCGACGGCGAAGGCATTCGCAAGCCGAGGAGCCAGCGTCGCTTTGATCGCGCGAGATGAAGGCCGCCTTGCCGAGGCAAAGCAGCTCGTTGAGAAGGCCGGGGGCACAAGCGCCCAGGTCCTCACGTCGAGCGTGGACGTGAGCGACACAACGGCGCTTCGGGCGGCGATCGACGACATCATGGGAAGACTCGGCACACCCGATGTGCTCGTGAACTCGGCTGGCGTCTTCATCCCCGGCTACTTCGAGGAGATGCCCCCCGAACTCTTCAAGCAGCACATGGACATCGACGTGCTGGGACTTATCGCGGCGACACAAGCCGTGGTACCTGCCATGAAGGCGCGCGGCAGCGGACACATCGTCAACGTCGCGTCGGTCGCGGGCTTCATCGGAGTGTTCGGCTACACGGCGTACTCGACGGCCAAATACGCGGTGATGGGGTTCTCGGAGGCACTGCGCTCAGAGATGAAGCCGCTCGGGATCAAGGTGTCCGTCGTGTGCCCACCCGACGTGGACACCCCTGGCCTTGCGAACGAGAAGCTCTATCGCCCCGCCGAGTGCGACAAGGTGTGCGGCAACATCAAGGCGATCGCTCCGGAGCAGGTTGCGGCCGAAATCGTCCGGGCCGTCGAGAGCGGCCGCTACTACGTCGTGATCGGCGGTATCAGCAGGCTGTACTTCCGGCTGAAGGGGCTGCTGCCTGAGCTGTTCTTCGCCATCACAGACGGCGATGTTGCCTCCGCGCGCAAGAATCGCACTCAAGCCTAG
- a CDS encoding aminotransferase class I/II-fold pyridoxal phosphate-dependent enzyme: MTTIWDDQAFEPLWSVEDGRKAGLYFYLEAIEEYLPGNRVRVVGHGEMLLLGGYSYLGLNRHPEIDAAAHDAIEHYGTGTHGVRMLAGTTALHKELEAEVARFKGTEAAVTFSSGYFANFSTIACLLGRHDTVICDKLDHASIVDGCILSGARFVRYRHNDMTHLEKSLKDPKNTGRVLVVTDAVFSMDGDVVNLPEVSRLCKEHGALLMVDEAHSIGVLGKTGRGIEEHFGLSADAVDVKMGTFSKAIPSVGGYIAGSNKLCEFLSHQARGFIYSGALPPASAAAALAALRVIQREPERVARLHENVTYFANALTERGFSFLDSTTAVFPIVCGDDWPAFQFARGCQRRGVYVQAIPYPVVPKGMARLRAAVYATHTTQDLEFCANVLREAAEEVGGILH; this comes from the coding sequence ATGACCACCATTTGGGATGACCAGGCGTTCGAACCGCTTTGGTCGGTAGAGGACGGCCGCAAGGCGGGGCTGTACTTCTATCTGGAGGCCATCGAGGAGTACCTGCCCGGCAACCGGGTTCGCGTTGTGGGGCACGGAGAGATGCTCCTGTTGGGCGGCTACTCCTACCTTGGGCTGAACCGCCATCCCGAGATTGATGCCGCCGCGCATGATGCGATCGAGCACTACGGGACCGGAACCCACGGCGTCCGCATGTTGGCTGGCACGACGGCGTTGCACAAGGAGCTCGAGGCCGAGGTCGCTCGTTTCAAGGGGACCGAAGCCGCGGTCACGTTCTCCAGTGGGTACTTCGCGAACTTCTCTACCATCGCGTGTTTGCTCGGCAGGCACGATACCGTGATCTGCGACAAGCTCGACCACGCCAGCATCGTCGACGGCTGCATCCTTTCGGGCGCGCGGTTCGTGCGCTACCGGCACAACGACATGACCCATCTGGAGAAGTCGCTCAAAGACCCGAAGAATACTGGCCGCGTTCTCGTCGTGACCGACGCTGTGTTCAGCATGGACGGCGACGTGGTCAACCTGCCTGAGGTGAGTCGGCTGTGCAAAGAGCACGGCGCGCTGCTCATGGTGGATGAGGCACACTCCATCGGTGTGCTCGGCAAGACTGGGCGCGGCATCGAGGAACACTTCGGTCTGTCCGCCGATGCCGTCGACGTGAAGATGGGGACGTTCAGCAAGGCGATACCGAGCGTGGGTGGTTACATCGCCGGGAGCAACAAGCTCTGCGAGTTCCTGTCACACCAAGCGCGCGGCTTCATCTACTCCGGCGCACTTCCCCCGGCGAGCGCCGCAGCTGCACTGGCGGCCCTTCGTGTCATCCAGCGCGAGCCCGAGCGAGTAGCGCGGCTCCACGAGAACGTCACGTACTTCGCCAATGCGCTGACCGAGCGAGGATTCTCGTTCCTGGACAGCACCACGGCCGTCTTCCCGATCGTTTGCGGCGACGATTGGCCGGCGTTTCAGTTCGCCCGTGGTTGCCAGCGGCGCGGCGTCTACGTTCAGGCCATCCCATACCCGGTGGTTCCCAAGGGCATGGCTCGCCTTCGCGCGGCCGTGTACGCCACGCACACCACGCAGGATCTGGAGTTCTGCGCGAACGTGCTGCGTGAGGCGGCCGAGGAGGTCGGCGGGATACTGCACTGA